Genomic segment of Bdellovibrio bacteriovorus:
CCAAGGAAGACATTGTTCTTTCTGGAGCCATGGCTTTTGAACAATCCATGCAAGCCTTAGAACCCAGCGCCCGCGTGAAGTGGCACTTTGAAGAAGGTGACGAGATTTTAAAAAATCAGATCATCTGCACTATCGAAGGCGACTTAGTACAAATTCTTAAAGCCGAGCGTGTAGCTTTGAATTTCTTGGGACATCTTTCTGGTATTGCTACTCACACTCGTCGTTTCGTGAAACAAATTGCCGGAACTAAGACTAAAATCCTGGATACTCGAAAAACGACACCGGCTTTCCGTGAACTGGAAAAGCGCGCGGTCGTTCATGGGGGTGGTGTGAATCACCGCATGAATTTAAGTACTGCGATTCTTATCAAAGACAATCACATCTCTGTGATGGGTGGAATCACAGCGGCGGTGAATCGCGTGCGTGAACACTCTCAGCTTCCCATCGAAGTGGAAGCTCGCACTTTGGAAGAAGTGAAAGAGGCTGTCGGTCTGAACGTTCAACGCCTTCTCTTAGACAACATGGATAACGAGACTTTGAAAAAAGCTTTAACCATGATCCCTGCCGAAGTTGAAACGGAAGCTAGCGGAAACATGAATCTAGAGCGCGTTCGCTCTGTCGCTGAAATCGGTGTGAACTTTATTTCCGTCGGTGCTTTGACTCACTCTGCACCTTGCGCGGACGTGAGCCTTATCTTCCACTGGGAGGACTAATGGATACTCCTTTAGCTGACATCCGTATTGGGCAAGTGACATCACAGTGGGCGGAAAGCAATCACTTGTATGTCTCTTACAAAACACAACAAGACAGCACAAATTCTCTCGCTAAAGAAGAAGCCTTTGAAGAAAGTCTTTTGGAAGAGTCTTTGTGTCTTTACGTGACGGACCATCAAACTGCTGGACGTGGCCGCGGTAAAAACACGTGGCTGGATGCCCATCACGGAAGTGCGTTGCTAAGTTCGTGGTCTTTTCTTTTGGGAATCAAACCACAGCCGACGACTTCTTGCTTGGTGGGACTCGCCGTCTACCGCGCCTGTTCGACAACGTGGCCCTTTTTACCTTGGAACTTGAAAGCTCCGAATGACATTTACATCGGAGATAAAAAAGTGGCGGGCATTCTTTTAGAAAGCCTGGTTCAAGGAAGCGACGTGCGCTTAATTATCGGCCTGGGCTTTAATGTCACTGCTTCTCCTGAAGAGGTTGAAACCGCAACAAGCCTGATTGAATCTTTACCTCAGGGCGCTCCCCTATTGGGCCAAGACTACATGGCTTTTTTGGACCGTTTGTTGTTTGAATTAACAGATGCGGTTTCTCACTGTGATGAAGCTTTAAGTCCGACAGATCAATTGTCCTTGTTGACGGCTTTGAATCAACATCCTTTGTTGAAAGAAAAGTACACCGGCATGGAGGCTGATGGCAGCCTGCTTATTGGCGATAAAAAAATCAATTGGACGACTCTTTAGGAGGAAATCATGGCTTTGACATTCACTCCGTTCCCCGATTTAGGAAATGCTTGTCCAGAGTTTAAGCTTCCGGCAACGGACGGGAAAACTTATTCCTTAAAAGATTTCCCGACGGGACATCCTTTGGTTGTGATGTTCATCTGCAATCACTGCCCCTATGTTCAAGCCATTGAAGACCGCCTGATTCAACTGGGTCAGGATTTGAAAAAACAAAACGTATCGGTTGTTGCTATTTGCTCTAACGACGCGAAATCCCATCCTGAAGACTCTTTTGAGAATCTAAAAAAACGTGCGGAAGAAAAATCTTACCCGTTTGTTTATCTTTACGATGAGTCTCAAGAAGTCGCTCACAAGTTCGGCGCGGTCTGTACACCGGACTTCTTTGTATATGATAAAAATCACAAGCTTGCGTACCGCGGTCGCCTGGATGACTCTTGGAAAGATGCTAGCAAAGTGACAAAGCGCGAACTTTACGAAGCCGTGCAAACCTTAATAAAAGATCAAAAAGTTTCTGAAGAACAAACGGCCTCTATGGGCTGCTCAATCAAATGGATATAACAGCATGAAGTATATTTTATTTTTCATTCTAGTCGCGATGGTTTCATTCGGTCTTTTCCTTTCCAACTATTTGGGAGCTTGGAAAGGCGTCGACATCTCTGAATCACAGCAAGGTCCTTTTAAAACCGTGTACCTTGAGCATGTAGGCCCCTATCACAAAGTAAATAAAGTGATCGAAAAAGTGGAAAAATTCATGGCTTCACAAGGCGCACCTTGTGGTCGCACTTTCGGTGAATACATGGATGATCCACAAACAACAGAGGAAGCACGCCTTCGCTCTAAAGTGGGTTGCATCGTTGCTGAAGTTCCAGCAAACCTACCTGAAGACTTCAAATCTGGCGAAATTCCAGCGCGCAAATACGTTGTGGCGGTCTTCACAGGTTCTCCCGGCATCGGCCCTATGAAAGTCTACCCTCGTGTGAACGACTACATGCTAAAACAAAACCTAAAACAAACTGAAGCCGTCGTTGAAATCTACGAGATCCACTCGATCACTGAGAAAAACGCCATGACAACGACGTACCTATTCCCAGTCCAATAGGTACCTGCTTCCCTTCGTGTTAAAAAAAAAGAGGAGCCATAAGCTCCTCTTTTTTTTTAAAGTGCCTGCTTCTTTTTTGTACTGCTCTGCACGACAAAAAAGAAGCAGGCACCTTTTAGTTGATTTCGTATTCGGCGGTGACTTCTACGCGGACTTTGATTTGGCCGGAAGCTACGTCTGTGGATGCGGCTTCGGCGATGGCTTTATTGAAAGTGGCATAGAACGGTTGCGGTGGTGATTGGGATTGGTTGCTGGTGATTTTACCAACGGCTTTGATTTTAACTCCTGCCGCTTTGGCGATTTCTTCGGCTTTTACTTTGGCGGCGCGAACGGCGTCCCCCAGAGCAGCTGTTTCGACCTGCATTCTTTTGTCTGAATCCCAAGTTAATGATGCAACGTTCACTCCGGAAGTCTGAGTTTTCTTATCAGACACAATTGCGTCCAAGAAGTTTCCAGCGTCATCAATTTTACGCAAAGTCACTTGCAGGCTTTGAGTCACTCGGAAGCCCGTCATTCTGTTTTGCTGAGTTTTTTGATCGTACTCGTATTCAGGATTCAAACTGTAGTTGTCCGTTTGAACGTCTTCTTTCTTGATTTTGAAATCCTCAAAGACCTTCTTTACATTCTTGAACTGGCTAGCGGCCATTTGCTGGGCTTGTTTTGCTGCTGGAGCTTTTGCCCACACGCTGATAGAGATGTTTACAAGATTCGGGTCTAAGCCTCGCTCGGCCACACCGTTGACCACAATCAAGTTGTCTGCGTGAGCCGCAGACGCCACTAAAGTAAGTGCTATAAGAGCACAGCTTAAAATCTTACTCATAAATTCCCCTTTCCATGGGCTACCTCAAAATTCTAATCCAGGCCCTAGGTAAGGTAAACTTCTTCGCGAGGTCCAACGCATTGATTCTAATATTGCGCTTCATTCGGCTTTGTTTTGATAATAGAGCCCTAGAGGAGTTCATTCATGAAAAAGTTAATTTTAATCGGGACAGCAGTGGCGATGATTGCTACGGGCTGTGCAACAGCGAACGAAAATCCAAACACAGCAAAAGGTGCTGGTATCGGTGCCGGTGTGGGCGCCGTTGTGGGAGCCGTGATTGGTCACCAAACAGGTCGTCGCAATGAAGGTGCGTTGATCGGTGCGGCCTTGGGTGCAGGTCTTGGCGGAGCTGTTGGTCACCGTTTGGATAAGCAACAAAAAGAATTGGCAAAAATCGCAGAGACAAAAAGAACAGAGCAAGGTCTTATCACAAAACTTAAAAGTGATATCTTGTTCGACACTGGTAAAGCAGACCTAAAACCGCAAGCCAAAGAAAACATCAATCAATTGGCGGCGATCATGAAGAAGTATCCAGAGAATGTTCTGACAGTTCGCGGTTACACAGACGATACAGGCAGCCAAATGGTGAACAACCCGTTGTCTCA
This window contains:
- the nadC gene encoding carboxylating nicotinate-nucleotide diphosphorylase, whose amino-acid sequence is MTLLELIRAAIKEDMPQGDVTTESLALKPRMGRARLKAKEDIVLSGAMAFEQSMQALEPSARVKWHFEEGDEILKNQIICTIEGDLVQILKAERVALNFLGHLSGIATHTRRFVKQIAGTKTKILDTRKTTPAFRELEKRAVVHGGGVNHRMNLSTAILIKDNHISVMGGITAAVNRVREHSQLPIEVEARTLEEVKEAVGLNVQRLLLDNMDNETLKKALTMIPAEVETEASGNMNLERVRSVAEIGVNFISVGALTHSAPCADVSLIFHWED
- a CDS encoding biotin--[acetyl-CoA-carboxylase] ligase; the protein is MDTPLADIRIGQVTSQWAESNHLYVSYKTQQDSTNSLAKEEAFEESLLEESLCLYVTDHQTAGRGRGKNTWLDAHHGSALLSSWSFLLGIKPQPTTSCLVGLAVYRACSTTWPFLPWNLKAPNDIYIGDKKVAGILLESLVQGSDVRLIIGLGFNVTASPEEVETATSLIESLPQGAPLLGQDYMAFLDRLLFELTDAVSHCDEALSPTDQLSLLTALNQHPLLKEKYTGMEADGSLLIGDKKINWTTL
- a CDS encoding thioredoxin family protein; its protein translation is MALTFTPFPDLGNACPEFKLPATDGKTYSLKDFPTGHPLVVMFICNHCPYVQAIEDRLIQLGQDLKKQNVSVVAICSNDAKSHPEDSFENLKKRAEEKSYPFVYLYDESQEVAHKFGAVCTPDFFVYDKNHKLAYRGRLDDSWKDASKVTKRELYEAVQTLIKDQKVSEEQTASMGCSIKWI
- a CDS encoding AraC family transcriptional regulator, with product MKYILFFILVAMVSFGLFLSNYLGAWKGVDISESQQGPFKTVYLEHVGPYHKVNKVIEKVEKFMASQGAPCGRTFGEYMDDPQTTEEARLRSKVGCIVAEVPANLPEDFKSGEIPARKYVVAVFTGSPGIGPMKVYPRVNDYMLKQNLKQTEAVVEIYEIHSITEKNAMTTTYLFPVQ
- a CDS encoding SIMPL domain-containing protein yields the protein MSKILSCALIALTLVASAAHADNLIVVNGVAERGLDPNLVNISISVWAKAPAAKQAQQMAASQFKNVKKVFEDFKIKKEDVQTDNYSLNPEYEYDQKTQQNRMTGFRVTQSLQVTLRKIDDAGNFLDAIVSDKKTQTSGVNVASLTWDSDKRMQVETAALGDAVRAAKVKAEEIAKAAGVKIKAVGKITSNQSQSPPQPFYATFNKAIAEAASTDVASGQIKVRVEVTAEYEIN
- a CDS encoding OmpA family protein; translated protein: MKKLILIGTAVAMIATGCATANENPNTAKGAGIGAGVGAVVGAVIGHQTGRRNEGALIGAALGAGLGGAVGHRLDKQQKELAKIAETKRTEQGLITKLKSDILFDTGKADLKPQAKENINQLAAIMKKYPENVLTVRGYTDDTGSQMVNNPLSQQRAEAVRNQLVASGVPANTATAVGMGAANPVDPGKTKEARAKNRRVEIEITVDESKVPKNAQK